In Diceros bicornis minor isolate mBicDic1 chromosome 13, mDicBic1.mat.cur, whole genome shotgun sequence, the sequence CCCTAGAAACAGAGAACCCACATCCCCACCATCCCAGAGGGTTAGCTGCACTCTGGCCGTCCTTACGGTCTGGAGAGCAATATGGTCACGTGAGCTAGAAGCCACTGCCCTTGAGATAACCTGGAATAGCTCTGCATTTTTACTTTCTCCCAAATAAGATGTCTGAACTTGAGGCCATGCTCTGCTCCCATCTGACCCAACTTCTGTTGGACCTGGCATGCCTCCTCTCACCTTTTGCCCGAACTGCCTTTCCCAAGGATGCAAACGGCCTGAACAAACTTCTCCTCCCTTTTTGTCATGACACAAAGCCTTGAGGTCTCAAAGGTCTACTGCAACACCCCGTGAACACTTAACACATTAGGACAGACAGGTTCAGACTGTtccaaacacacatgcacacagagtaTTCCCTACAGGTCACTGAGGCCTTTTTATTTTGCACACAAAACCATTGGGGCTCTTGGCTATGGACACCTCAGAGATTACACTGTAGATCCACATGGCTCCAGACACTTGGTGGCAAGCGAGGTGAGAAAAACAATGATTTGGGCCAATCACATGATTATAGAGCTAGGGTTTCCAGCAGGGCTCCAGATGGTCAAGCTTGGCTTCTGTAGCAGTTCTAAGGAAGCAGTGAGAACGTTACAAGCATGGGAGAGGGCAGTTAACTACCAGAGGCCCCTCTGAGTATTGGCTGGGGCCTTGAGCTGCCTGTGCAGACATCAGGAGCAGAGGTCTACTTAGCCGACTAGTGACTGCAGGACTCGGGCTTGCCCGCCCAGAGCTTACTTAGCCAGCGGGTTTCTGAAGTTCCTGCCAGCAAACTTAGCCTTGCTGCCCAGTTCCTCTTCAATTCTTGGgaagcagaaggagagagagagagggagggagaaagagagaagtcaaaTCTCAGTGCAGCTCAGTTCTCCCACCCAGATGTGGTCAAAGACACACCTCCTCCCAGGAAGTAGAGAACCCAGCGGTTTGTCAGACTCACTCCTCCTCCAATCCTCTAAGTCGGAGCTTCTCTGTGATACTGGGAATAGAAGAGCATTTAGCTCCTCCCCACCCAACTCACCTAGCAGGTTGTCCACCTGCAATCCCTTCTCCTTTACTCCCCCACCCCCGCTATGTTTCTGAAGGACAAAGTAGAAATGTCAGGACTGCTATTCTATTTCTTGGaatataaaaaatttttgtttttttcagtgaggaagactagccctgagctaacatctgtgtccaccttcctctattttatatgtgggatgccgccacagcatgagcagtgtgtaggtccacgcccaggatctgaaactgtaagccccgggccgccaaagaggagcatgcaaacttatccactatgccactgggccggcccccaaatttttatttttttaatgaaagtttcttcaacaaataagtgGCATGGGGAAAAAGGAGGGGGAATTTATTAGTGTGAACTGTTCGGATCCTGACACCAAAAAACCAAAAGAACATGCATTTTTGACACAACCAGGGGAGACTGAACAGACTTGGTATTGACATTATGAAATTACTACTAATCTATCACGGTAGAGTGgtgatgttaaaaaataaatcttgggccagctgggtggcacagcagttaaaagtgcgcacactccgctttggtggcccgagggttcacaggttcagatcctgggtgcacactgacaccccggcttgtcaagccatgctgcagcggcgtcccatttaaagtagagaaggacggggccggccctgtggcttagcggttaagtgtgcgagctccgctgctggtggccccgggttcggatcccggacgcacaccaacgcaccacttctccggccatgctgaggccgcgtcccacatacagcaactagaaggatgtgcaactatgacatacaactatctactggggctttggggggaaaaaaaataaataaaaaaataaataaataaataaaataataaataaataaagtggaggaagatgggcacggatgttagcccagcggcaatattcctctgcaaaaagaggaggactggcatcagatgttaactcagggctggtcttccacacacaaaaaagaagtaaataaatctTTTTCTGAAATTGATATACAGCCAAAGAATTTACAGGTGAAGTTATAGGATGTCTTGAATTTGCTTTAAAGTTCTCCAACAAAAATTAACAAGCAGGGTGCAAAGAGACAAACATGGAGAAGTATTGACAGCTGGTGTATCTGGGTGATTGGAAAGAGTGTACATTCTACTGTTCACTGTTTTCTTATGCTTGAAATTTTCCAGGATAAAGTTTTAAAGAAGAGGTCACGTGGGAGGACTCAGGAAACGGATGTTCCTTTTCCCCGCAAGACTGGAAAAAGTAACAACAGCAAAAGGGCAGCCTCTCCAAGTTTGGGAGCTTCCCAAGGACACCCCGAGACAAAGAGGAGGGGACCAAAACACCCGTAGGCACTCAAGAGTGGAAACCCTGCTGTCTGCCCTTTGGCAACGTCCTTCACCTCCCTGAGCCCTGGCTCCCTTGTTCACAAACAAGCGTGCGCACTTAAGACAGTCGCTAAGGCTCTCTTCTGCCTCTAAAAGTTGTGTGACTTAATTGTCCAGAGAGGGCCTGTTCCCTCTTCCACCAGAGGATGGCAGCACGGCACGGAACAGGCTCCTGCTTTGGGGCAATGCTGCAAGGCGCCTTAGGTTCTAGGCCCAATTCACCCCGACCCTAACACTGCTCGGGCTGGGGAGCCTTGCCCCATCTGTACCTCCCCCACAGAGCCAGGAGCTCCTAGCGGAGGGCAGGGCTCACATACTCTGCAGGCCTTCTCTTTACCTGAGGATCTGGTTGTACTTGGCCAAGCGCTCGGATCGGCAAGGTGCGCCAGTCTTGATCTGGAAGGAGAAAACAAGGTTACATTAGCTTGTAGTGGACACCACATCTTCATGGGCATTTTGGGCAAAGGGAGGGTGCCAGGGCAGAGAAACAATTTCTTGAGGAGGATCTCTGACCCTAGGAAGGAAGGGATAAAAGGGGCCTCCGGGACCccattctgcctcctcctcccgctGGTTTGGTGTTCCCAGGAAGTTGAGatcaaagagaagaaataagaacCATCTTTCATTTCACGGAGCTCCTTACCTGTCCAGTGCAGAGCCCCACCACCAGGTCGGCGATAAAGGTGTCTTCAGTCTCCCCAGAGCGGTGAGACACCATGACGCCCCACCCATTTGACTGGGCCAGCTTGCACCTAGAAGCCAGGACACAACCCAGATGGTGTGATTCCCTTTCCCGGGCCCAGCAGCCCTTTTAGCCCTCTGATGCCATGACTCACTGCTGCTGCTGGAAGACCAGGGGAGGGTCAGGAGTTAGCAGCAGACCTTACGCTCTCAACTCCTGGGGAGGATAATCCTCGCCCTCCCCTGAGGACCTTCTCAGCACCCTAGTTTTGTTTGCAAAACTGGGCTCAGCCTCCCTGAGGGGAGAGTGCGTGTCTCCTCTGACCAAGGTTCTCTGTGTGAAATCCAATCAGGAGTGTAGGGCCACGAAGTGGTCAAGATTAGGCCACAATTGCCAAAGGCCACAACTGCCAAATGCCCCAGCCCCCTGGTGCCACTGCTTACTTTAAAAGCCAcctagagggccggccctgtggcttagcggttaagtacgtgcgctcagctgctggcgccccggggttcggatccccggtgcgcacggacgcacggcttctcgggccatgctgaggccgcgtcccacatacagcaactagaaggatgtgcagctatgacatacaactatctactggggctttggggggaaaaaaaaaaagccacctaGAGCTCAAATTTGACACTCCATCACAGTCTGGGGTGCTGGAGGGCTCCGCTGCACCAGAAGGAAGGAGCTCTTTTCGGGTTCCCAGTCCCTTGCCCGAGAGACTGCTCCCCGGGGCACTTACGCCTGGAGAGACTCGGTCACAGAACCGATCTGGTTCACTTTGAGCAGGAGGCAGTTGCAGGATTTCTCGCCCACGGCCTTGGCAATCCGCTTGGGGTTGGTCACGGTGAGATCATCCCCCACCACCTGGATTCCTGCGCTAGCGGTGAACTTCTGCCACGCCTCCCAGTCATCCTGGTCGAAGGGGTCCTCGATAGACACCACTGAGGAAAAGAGTCATGTCTCATCAGTGACCCTTCCGGCCCGCCGAACAGGAACCTCACACAGCCTCATTTCCCCGCCAACTCAATGCCTACCTGGCCTCACCCCTCTCTCACCTATAGGACGGGAATGGCCCCCAGCTCATGCCCTGGAAACCCACTCCTGTAACAGGGCACAAGAGTCACTCGCAATACTGGACCCTGACAGTTATTAAATGGGATCCTCACCTGCCCAGGGTGGTCTGAGTTTAGTGTCATTGAGAACAAGAATGGAGCCGTGGACTCAGAAGGGTGAGGACTCGGGTTTTGTCTTGGCAccaccttgagcaagttatttagctTAGCAGTTCAACACAGGGACTTCGAGTCCAACTTCCTGGTCTGAATTCTTGCTCCACAATTTGTTGGGTGCCCTCGGGCAAGTAACTGACGGGCTCCTGCCTGTGAAATGCTATTAACAGTCTCCACCTGTGTGCATTAAGTGAGTCACAGAGCTGAGAGGAGCACCCAGCTCACGGTGAGCATAACAAGGCTCACTGTCCTCACCTGTATAATGGAGCCAAGACTGCATTTGCTCAGAGGCTGTTGTGACAGTGACAGGAGGTCATCACACTTTGTAAGCTGATGTCACTACTGACTGACACTGCAGAACCAGCTCCTGACTCCTCTGCTGCACCAACTACTTCTGTGAAGCTCTCCCCACACTTGTGTGTACATCTGAACTGGAAAAGCACTGTGGGGAGGCGTGTGACAGGTGTCTCTCACCCACTCTCATGCTTGTGGCCATCAGCTGCTGGCCGAGTGCTGCAGCTGCCCCACTGCACATCAGTGGCTGGAGAAGGGGCCATGCCCCAGGGGCACTCACCTGGGTAGTCCTTGATGAAGGACTTGTACAGGTTGGCCAGCTCATCAGGTGTGATGTACCTGTTGGGGTCATCGGGTGACTTGAAGTCCAGGTCATACTTCCCTGACCTGAAGAACTCAGAGGCAGCTACGTCCATGCCAATGACAACTTTATCGGTATAGCCGGCTTTCCCAATGGCATTCTTCAGCAGCTCCAGGGCTAGAAAGAGATGGCGGTAACAACTATGGAAACCAGGTAGGTAGAGAGAAAATTTCCCTTAAACAGCTGCCAAATGGCAACCTTCACAGAAAGACCAAGAGGTGCTTGGGCCCCAACCATGAGTCTCAATGATTCCTCTTACTTTTTTCTGCTTTGGGAAAAGAAACCATTGGTTAGGGCCCCCTTGCACATCACCAAGTGGGCAACTCAGTCTTGATTCTAAGAAAAGAGGCCTTCCCACTGACGAATGCTCCCAAATTTAGTGCCCAGAACAGCTGTGCTGGTCAAGACACAGTTACAGTGACCAGCTGAGATCAGCTGTCCCCAGGAATAGGCTTTAAATAGAGCCGAGGCTGGGATCCAAGAGGGAGCGCGCCTAGTGGAAGGGGAGCCTGGGATGGcgaggccctgcccccaggttcTGCTGTCCAGAGCCCAGGCTCAGGGTCTGCTGCACTTGGCAGCGCTGCCCATAGGGAAACTGATGAAGACTCGTGGCTCCTGCTCCATCCCAAAGGCCCTTGAGCTATTAGATCTTTCTTAAGAAAGGGCCATTTTCATAGGTCAAAATGGCCAAATACCAGCAGTTTCATGAGGCTGACCCAAAGAGCAGCAatggattctttctttctttcactaaATGCCCTTGAAGGCGACAGAACATACTTGAGGCCTACTTTTTCCTTCTAAAACAAAAAGCTTGGCTGTGACTTATTGTCCGAAGACTTTCAGTATCCTCTAAGCAATTCTCACATTTAATTCTGTGCCTAAGGattcaaagcaaaacaaagcttGTGTGAGCTTTACTGTGGTTGAATGAACTAAATACTTATTGGTCACAGTCCTGAACAGACGGCATCTCCTTGAGCACAGAGCAAATTTCAAACCTCTGCCATTGCAAGGCAGAGCAAGAAGGGCAAGAGGCCTAAACCGCCTCTCTGTACTCCACCCGGCCTAATTTACACAGATCATCTGGCCACTCACAAGTCAAATTAATAAGGAAACtccttgttatttttttaaaaaaagaggcgCTAGCTTGCTTCCCTCTTCAAAATTCTGTTTGCAATGTTTTGCATTTTGATACTCGATGAACAAAAGGTGGAAAGACCAACGTTCCCCACGTGGCAGGTGTGGACAATCTGCCCACAGAGTGGGGTGCAGTGCTGCAGAACTCGGGGATCCTTTAAGAGCCTGTACCTTCCTTATTCTCCAGAATGTTAGGAGCAAACCCGCCTTCATCCCCCACGTTGGTGGCGTCTTTC encodes:
- the ENO1 gene encoding alpha-enolase isoform X2, with the translated sequence MSILKIHAREIFDSRGNPTVEVDLCTSKGLFRAAVPSGASTGIYEALELRDNDKTRYMGKGVSKAVEHINKTIAPALISKKLSVVEQEKIDKLMIEMDGTENKSKFGANAILGVSLAVCKAGAVEKGVPLYRHIADLAGNAEVILPVPAFNVINGGSHAGNKLAMQEFMILPVGAANFREAMRIGAEVYHNLKNVIKEKYGKDATNVGDEGGFAPNILENKEALELLKNAIGKAGYTDKVVIGMDVAASEFFRSGKYDLDFKSPDDPNRYITPDELANLYKSFIKDYPVVSIEDPFDQDDWEAWQKFTASAGIQVVGDDLTVTNPKRIAKAVGEKSCNCLLLKVNQIGSVTESLQACKLAQSNGWGVMVSHRSGETEDTFIADLVVGLCTGQIKTGAPCRSERLAKYNQILRIEEELGSKAKFAGRNFRNPLAK
- the ENO1 gene encoding alpha-enolase isoform X1 is translated as MSILKIHAREIFDSRGNPTVEVDLCTSKGLFRAAVPSGASTGIYEALELRDNDKTRYMGKGVSKAVEHINKTIAPALISKKLSVVEQEKIDKLMIEMDGTENKSKFGANAILGVSLAVCKAGAVEKGVPLYRHIADLAGNAEVILPVPAFNVINGGSHAGNKLAMQEFMILPVGAANFREAMRIGAEVYHNLKNVIKEKYGKDATNVGDEGGFAPNILENKEALELLKNAIGKAGYTDKVVIGMDVAASEFFRSGKYDLDFKSPDDPNRYITPDELANLYKSFIKDYPVVSIEDPFDQDDWEAWQKFTASAGIQVVGDDLTVTNPKRIAKAVGEKSCNCLLLKVNQIGSVTESLQACKLAQSNGWGVMVSHRSGETEDTFIADLVVGLCTGQIKTGAPCRSERLAKYNQILRIEEELGSKAKFAGRNFRNPLAKTATEAKLDHLEPCWKP